The Sorangiineae bacterium MSr11367 genome window below encodes:
- a CDS encoding fatty acid desaturase: MAPLGGLLVAWHGSFQHETIHGHPTPWRRVNAWFGSMPLSLWLPYGIYREQHEAHHRTPHLTDPLDDPESFYVSKETWSEMSALRRAFLHVNSTLVGRLAFGPAMVIVQFVLGEVRLLLRGAFPLRRMRAWLWHLVGLGVVFAWLGLVCHVSLARYVLLFVYPGLGLTLLRSFIEHRPAMVPEHRVGIVEAGRLWSLLFLNNNLHVVHHEAPWVPWYELPAVYRARRRAVLESNGGFVFPGYLAVAARFAFRPKDSPVHPW, from the coding sequence GTGGCACCGCTCGGTGGCCTGCTCGTGGCGTGGCACGGCTCGTTTCAGCACGAGACCATTCACGGACACCCGACCCCGTGGCGCAGGGTCAACGCGTGGTTCGGATCGATGCCGCTCAGTCTATGGCTGCCCTATGGCATCTACCGTGAGCAACACGAGGCGCATCACCGCACGCCGCATCTGACCGATCCCCTGGACGATCCAGAGTCGTTCTACGTCAGCAAAGAAACATGGTCCGAGATGAGCGCGCTGCGGCGCGCTTTTTTGCACGTGAACTCCACCTTGGTGGGGCGCTTGGCGTTCGGCCCCGCCATGGTCATCGTGCAGTTCGTGCTGGGTGAGGTGCGGCTGCTCCTTCGTGGAGCGTTCCCGCTCCGGCGCATGCGCGCATGGCTATGGCACCTCGTGGGGCTCGGCGTGGTGTTCGCATGGCTCGGACTCGTGTGCCACGTGTCGCTCGCGCGATACGTGCTGCTCTTCGTCTACCCCGGGCTCGGACTCACGTTGCTTCGTTCCTTCATCGAGCATCGCCCGGCAATGGTCCCCGAGCATCGGGTCGGCATCGTGGAGGCCGGGCGCCTTTGGAGCTTGCTCTTTCTGAACAACAACCTCCACGTGGTGCATCACGAAGCACCGTGGGTTCCCTGGTACGAGCTGCCCGCGGTCTACCGCGCGCGGCGACGCGCCGTGCTCGAGAGCAACGGCGGATTCGTCTTTCCTGGGTACCTCGCGGTGGCGGCGCGGTTCGCCTTCCGACCCAAGGACTCGCCGGTGCATCCATGGTGA
- the xylA gene encoding xylose isomerase, with protein MSKDRYTPRREDKFSFGIWTVGWQGVDVFGPATRAPMAADRAVRKLAELGAYGVNFHDNDVFPFEASAAERDRRVGAFRKALDETGVVVTTATTNLFSHPIFKDGAFTSNDRDVRRFALRKVMDNLDLAAELGASIYVCWGGREGAETGAAKDMRVALDRYKEAFDVLGQYVLDKGYKLRFAIEPKPNEPRGDILLPTIGHALAFIEELAHPELVGLNPEVGHEEMAGMNYTHGLAQALWHKKLYHIDLNGQHGPRFDQDLRFGAGNSRGAFWVVDLIESSDYDGPIHFDYKPPRTEDDDGVWVSAAANMRNWLILREKVRAFRADPEVKAALKEARVDQLAIPTLAQGETWRTVRDFTPDIETLAKRGAAFEHLDQLALEHLYGVRS; from the coding sequence ATGAGCAAGGATCGCTATACCCCGCGCCGGGAAGACAAATTCTCCTTCGGGATCTGGACGGTGGGCTGGCAGGGCGTCGACGTGTTCGGCCCGGCCACCCGCGCACCGATGGCGGCCGATCGCGCGGTGCGCAAGCTCGCCGAGCTCGGCGCCTACGGCGTCAACTTCCACGACAATGACGTCTTCCCCTTCGAGGCGTCCGCCGCCGAACGGGACCGACGCGTCGGGGCCTTCCGCAAAGCCCTCGACGAGACGGGCGTGGTGGTGACCACGGCCACGACGAACCTGTTCTCCCATCCCATTTTCAAGGACGGCGCCTTCACCTCGAACGACCGCGACGTGCGCCGCTTCGCCTTGCGCAAGGTCATGGACAACCTGGACCTCGCCGCGGAGCTCGGCGCCTCGATCTACGTGTGTTGGGGCGGCCGCGAGGGCGCGGAGACGGGCGCGGCGAAGGACATGCGCGTGGCGCTGGATCGCTACAAGGAGGCGTTCGACGTCCTCGGGCAGTACGTGCTCGACAAGGGCTACAAGCTGCGCTTCGCCATCGAGCCGAAGCCCAACGAGCCGCGCGGCGATATTCTCTTGCCGACCATCGGGCATGCCCTCGCCTTCATCGAGGAGCTCGCGCATCCGGAGTTGGTCGGCCTCAACCCCGAGGTGGGCCACGAGGAAATGGCCGGCATGAATTACACCCATGGCCTGGCGCAGGCTCTCTGGCACAAGAAGCTCTATCACATCGATTTGAACGGGCAGCACGGGCCGCGCTTCGATCAAGACTTGCGCTTCGGCGCCGGCAACTCGCGCGGTGCATTCTGGGTGGTCGATCTGATCGAGTCGAGCGACTACGACGGGCCGATTCACTTCGACTACAAGCCTCCGCGCACCGAGGACGACGACGGCGTCTGGGTCTCGGCCGCCGCCAACATGCGCAACTGGCTCATTTTGCGCGAGAAGGTGCGCGCCTTCCGCGCGGATCCCGAGGTAAAAGCGGCACTAAAAGAGGCGCGCGTGGACCAACTCGCGATTCCAACCTTGGCCCAAGGCGAAACCTGGCGCACCGTCCGCGACTTCACCCCGGACATCGAGACCCTCGCCAAGCGCGGCGCCGCCTTCGAGCACCTCGACCAACTCGCCCTGGAACACCTCTACGGCGTGCGCAGCTAA